A stretch of the Engraulis encrasicolus isolate BLACKSEA-1 chromosome 19, IST_EnEncr_1.0, whole genome shotgun sequence genome encodes the following:
- the LOC134470200 gene encoding claudin-20: MLPSGDGLGMMASPGMQIFGFALALLGILGATLATLLPNWKVSADVGSNIIQAITQMQGLWMDCTWYSTGVFSCTLKYSVLALPAYLQTARTTMVLSCVMAALGLCLASLGLKCTRWGGGLRSKQHSAMASGACFLLSGLLCLVPACWFTDEVIKSFLDSNVPPNNKYEPGGALYVAFVAAGFLLAGGSIFCASCPGKRHGGGGPRDLILLPPDKMLFQQQQQLLQQQQHQEQLQHQYCSLSPMDNKTGYSLQDYV, encoded by the coding sequence ATGCTGCCCTCTGGGGACGGCCTGGGGATGATGGCCTCGCCCGGCATGCAGATCTTCGGCTTCGCCCTGGCCCTGCTGGGCATCCTGGGCGCCACGCTGGCCACCCTCCTGCCCAACTGGAAGGTGAGCGCCGACGTGGGCTCCAACATCATCCAGGCCATCACGCAGATGCAAGGCCTGTGGATGGACTGCACCTGGTACAGCACCGGCGTCTTCAGCTGCACGCTCAAGTACTCGGTGCTGGCGCTGCCCGCCTACCTGCAGACGGCGCGCACCACCATGGTGCTCTCGTGCGTCATGGCCGCCCTGGGCCTGTGCCTGGCCTCGCTGGGGCTCAAGTGCACGCGCTGGGGCGGGGGCCTGCGCTCCAAGCAGCACTCGGCCATGGCCAGCGGCGCCTGCTTCCTGCTCTCGGGGCTGCTGTGCCTGGTGCCCGCCTGCTGGTTCACCGACGAGGTCATCAAGAGTTTCCTGGACTCCAACGTGCCGCCCAATAACAAGTACGAGCCGGGCGGCGCGCTCTACGTGGCCTTCGTGGCGGCGGGGTTCCTGCTGGCCGGCGGCTCCATCTTCTGCGCCTCGTGCCCGGGGAAGAGGCATGGCGGCGGCGGGCCGCGCGACCTCATCCTGCTGCCGCCGGACAAGATGCtcttccagcagcagcagcagctactgcagcagcagcagcaccaggagcAGCTGCAGCACCAGTACTGCTCGCTCTCGCCCATGGACAACAAGACCGGATACAGCCTGCAGGACTACGTCTGA